The Blastocatellia bacterium genome includes a window with the following:
- a CDS encoding peptidoglycan-binding protein, giving the protein MRRQERTRSNHPAHQSATAHGARPAPATAAPSSPLLRLQHRIGNRATGRLLQARLKVSQPGDAFEQEADEVADHVLRMPDLMSSGASEGSSPFIQSHSAPAINGRAATPAAQVHSAAGNRAQASAGNAATPAAPMLMRQPAAPAQAPPCSQDQITDIGDIGKEVVFLVLEPALTKLDTYISSDPNQKPDKETRQVALMLFRNFDAYGPAGRKIAPQVRSTLSIVKSKSQNWLNLFDLACPPLQTYGQCPQATAYITDQSKLTFCPSFFKSTQPWRFHTFIHEMAHASGTNIIDRGYTHQRIYSRLTTAEALLNAESYSRFAMELHDEDVPAEERQFQRFNFPDDKYPGCSGAQSGIISEALAWAEIWNYSAFNAFSDADALLGFADILAGFGVAQATPPPAHLNNALVVEYQNAYKAARNFFQQDLTFKCDDRDSDACEKAGLLIKDGVSFKVCSKWLKPGQQAGWANSILQSVYKGLLGFPKWVAASSIAYQIHQRGAALPKQASVPAPAPTQAAVGPSPQSSVSGGGSAGNGTTPAATAATTKKRDEVAVGRKGCPVPELQEKLNIANKSSIPVSGVFDNKTRQEVINFQNANALLTTPGVKKGVADAKTWETLHTNVPGNHGVPTGETFTAMGWSSGNDATMLKWKQQLQPTTTDFSGCVVEEEDPVGYPRANTCCKPGELDCMKKITGGRWTVGKNNEFSIDTVGLITFQVDKYRMRNRVPCNYAIPQRMVLVRPEGNVEYIQNLLIYYISSTEVFCMKTSPIDMKFDKKKYP; this is encoded by the coding sequence ATGCGGCGCCAAGAGAGAACCAGGAGCAACCACCCCGCTCATCAAAGCGCCACCGCGCACGGCGCAAGACCGGCCCCGGCAACCGCTGCGCCATCCTCTCCGCTTCTGCGACTGCAACACCGCATCGGCAACCGCGCAACGGGCCGCTTGCTGCAAGCCAGGCTCAAGGTGAGCCAGCCCGGCGATGCTTTCGAGCAAGAGGCCGATGAGGTCGCCGATCACGTCTTGCGCATGCCCGATCTGATGTCGTCCGGCGCTTCTGAGGGCTCATCGCCATTCATTCAAAGCCACTCTGCGCCAGCCATCAATGGCCGCGCCGCCACGCCCGCCGCACAGGTTCACTCGGCTGCGGGTAACCGCGCTCAAGCGTCAGCCGGGAACGCCGCCACGCCCGCCGCGCCGATGCTGATGCGACAGCCCGCCGCGCCGGCCCAGGCCCCTCCTTGCAGCCAGGACCAGATCACTGACATCGGCGACATCGGCAAGGAGGTGGTTTTTCTGGTTCTGGAGCCGGCGCTGACCAAGCTTGATACCTACATCAGCTCGGACCCCAATCAAAAGCCGGACAAAGAAACTCGACAGGTGGCGCTGATGCTCTTCCGTAACTTCGACGCCTATGGCCCGGCCGGGCGAAAGATCGCGCCGCAAGTCCGCAGCACGTTAAGCATCGTCAAGAGCAAGTCCCAGAACTGGCTGAACCTGTTTGACCTGGCCTGTCCACCTTTACAAACTTATGGGCAGTGCCCGCAGGCCACCGCCTACATCACAGACCAGAGCAAACTGACGTTCTGTCCCTCGTTCTTCAAGTCGACGCAGCCCTGGCGGTTCCATACGTTTATTCACGAGATGGCTCACGCGTCGGGCACCAATATCATCGACCGCGGCTACACCCATCAGCGCATCTATTCGCGGTTGACCACCGCGGAAGCCTTGTTGAATGCGGAATCCTATTCGCGCTTCGCGATGGAGCTTCATGACGAAGATGTCCCGGCTGAAGAACGGCAGTTCCAGCGCTTTAACTTCCCCGACGACAAGTACCCCGGGTGCAGCGGCGCGCAAAGCGGGATCATCAGCGAGGCGCTCGCCTGGGCCGAGATATGGAACTACTCCGCCTTTAACGCCTTCTCCGACGCCGACGCGCTTCTCGGGTTCGCCGACATCCTGGCCGGCTTCGGCGTCGCCCAGGCGACACCGCCGCCTGCTCATCTCAACAACGCGCTGGTTGTCGAGTATCAAAACGCGTACAAGGCAGCCCGCAATTTCTTCCAGCAAGACCTGACGTTTAAATGCGACGACCGGGACAGCGATGCTTGTGAGAAAGCCGGCCTCTTGATTAAAGACGGCGTGAGCTTCAAGGTATGCTCTAAATGGCTCAAGCCCGGACAGCAAGCGGGCTGGGCCAACTCGATTCTGCAATCCGTTTATAAGGGCCTGCTGGGCTTTCCGAAATGGGTGGCCGCGTCGAGCATCGCCTATCAGATTCACCAGCGCGGCGCGGCGCTCCCGAAGCAGGCGAGTGTGCCCGCCCCGGCCCCGACGCAGGCGGCGGTCGGGCCGTCGCCGCAATCATCTGTGAGCGGCGGCGGCAGCGCCGGTAACGGCACGACGCCCGCCGCGACCGCGGCCACGACAAAGAAGCGAGATGAAGTCGCGGTGGGCCGCAAGGGGTGTCCCGTTCCTGAGCTTCAGGAAAAACTCAACATCGCCAACAAGTCGTCCATTCCGGTGAGCGGGGTTTTCGACAACAAAACGCGACAGGAAGTCATCAACTTTCAAAACGCCAACGCCCTGCTGACGACGCCGGGGGTTAAGAAAGGCGTCGCGGACGCCAAGACCTGGGAGACGCTGCACACGAACGTGCCGGGCAACCACGGGGTGCCGACCGGCGAGACCTTTACGGCAATGGGCTGGAGCAGTGGCAACGACGCCACCATGCTGAAGTGGAAACAGCAGCTTCAACCGACGACCACAGACTTCTCAGGCTGTGTGGTGGAAGAGGAAGACCCCGTCGGCTATCCGCGCGCCAATACCTGCTGCAAGCCGGGCGAGCTCGACTGCATGAAGAAAATCACTGGCGGCAGGTGGACGGTCGGCAAGAATAACGAGTTTAGCATCGATACAGTCGGCCTCATCACTTTCCAGGTGGATAAATATCGCATGCGCAATCGTGTCCCTTGTAACTATGCAATCCCCCAAAGAATGGTGCTGGTCAGGCCGGAAGGCAACGTCGAGTATATACAGAACCTGCTGATTTATTACATCAGCTCGACCGAGGTGTTTTGCATGAAGACGAGTCCCATCGACATGAAATTCGATAAAAAGAAATATCCATAA
- a CDS encoding diacylglycerol kinase family protein — MRVTLIHNPTAGDESFSASELTALLERAGHDVLYQSSKKDYKSALKKPADLVVVAGGDGTVRKAAMELLGRNIPLTVLPCGTANNIARSLGIEGSPQPLIAGWAAAQQRGFDVGLARGPKGESRFIEGVGLGLFSGLMSILDEIDDEYNIDFDDPDQKLRSDITALEALAAEYPPCNVAVTIDGQSFTGQYVWIEAMNIKSVGPNLRLAPEADPGDGHLDFVFVAEHERAALLDYLRQRRHTPEACPRLTVRRGKHLRVIWQGSEVHIDDKIWLDKDDPAMAAHTPPATIEVTVEPDALTFLVPQ; from the coding sequence ATGCGCGTCACACTGATTCACAACCCAACAGCCGGCGATGAATCATTCTCGGCCAGTGAGCTGACGGCGTTGCTTGAGCGCGCCGGGCACGATGTTTTATACCAATCCTCCAAGAAGGATTATAAGTCGGCATTGAAAAAGCCCGCCGATCTGGTGGTGGTTGCGGGCGGCGACGGCACGGTGCGCAAGGCAGCGATGGAACTGCTCGGGCGCAACATTCCGCTGACGGTGCTGCCTTGCGGGACGGCCAACAATATCGCCAGGTCGCTCGGCATCGAAGGGTCACCGCAGCCGTTGATCGCTGGCTGGGCGGCGGCGCAGCAGCGAGGATTTGATGTCGGCCTGGCGCGCGGCCCGAAAGGCGAGAGCCGCTTTATCGAAGGCGTCGGGCTGGGGCTGTTCAGCGGCTTGATGTCGATCCTCGACGAGATTGACGACGAGTACAATATCGATTTTGATGACCCGGATCAGAAACTGCGCAGCGACATCACGGCGCTCGAAGCGCTGGCTGCCGAGTACCCGCCCTGTAACGTCGCGGTGACTATTGATGGGCAGAGCTTCACGGGCCAGTACGTATGGATCGAGGCGATGAATATCAAGTCGGTCGGCCCTAACCTGCGACTGGCGCCCGAAGCCGACCCCGGCGATGGCCACCTCGATTTTGTTTTCGTCGCCGAGCATGAGCGCGCCGCCCTGCTCGATTACCTGCGCCAGCGCCGCCACACGCCAGAGGCTTGCCCGCGCCTGACGGTGCGGCGCGGCAAACATCTGCGGGTGATCTGGCAGGGCTCGGAGGTTCACATCGACGACAAAATCTGGCTCGATAAAGATGACCCGGCAATGGCCGCACATACGCCGCCGGCAACCATCGAGGTGACGGTCGAGCCCGACGCGCTCACCTTCCTGGTGCCGCAATAA
- the surE gene encoding 5'/3'-nucleotidase SurE produces MRILISNDDGIYSPGLLALAEVASRYGDVCVVAPDVEQSSMSHAITSSRPLSYRRASLKEFEAYRVNGTPADCVALGAYNWEKADVVLSGINLGPNLGSAIWHSGTLAAAKQAALLGLRGIAFSTPVNDDLPDFPKLAPYVARVLEILLAEPSFKLVNVNIPAQPKGLRWTRQSCRQYDGRVVPGTDPLGRTHFWFTVKPIHETEEGTDRRAIEEGYVSITPLRLDLTNEKQLEEAQARIPLT; encoded by the coding sequence ATGAGAATACTGATTTCAAACGACGATGGAATTTATAGCCCGGGGCTGCTGGCGCTGGCCGAAGTCGCTTCGCGCTATGGCGATGTATGCGTCGTCGCGCCCGACGTCGAGCAGTCTTCGATGAGCCACGCCATCACCTCTTCGCGCCCGCTGTCGTACCGCCGCGCGTCCTTAAAAGAGTTCGAGGCTTATCGCGTCAACGGCACGCCTGCCGATTGCGTGGCGCTGGGCGCGTACAACTGGGAGAAGGCGGACGTGGTGTTGTCAGGCATCAACCTGGGGCCGAACCTCGGAAGCGCGATCTGGCATTCGGGCACGCTGGCGGCGGCCAAGCAAGCGGCGTTGTTGGGGCTGCGCGGCATCGCGTTCAGCACGCCGGTCAACGACGACCTGCCGGACTTCCCAAAGCTTGCGCCCTATGTTGCCCGCGTGCTTGAAATCCTGCTCGCCGAGCCGAGCTTCAAGCTGGTCAACGTCAACATCCCCGCGCAACCGAAGGGCCTGCGCTGGACGCGGCAATCCTGCCGCCAGTACGATGGCCGCGTCGTCCCCGGCACCGACCCGCTGGGACGAACGCACTTCTGGTTTACGGTCAAGCCGATTCACGAGACCGAAGAAGGCACAGACCGCCGCGCCATCGAAGAGGGATACGTTTCGATTACGCCGCTGCGCCTCGACCTGACCAACGAGAAACAGCTCGAAGAGGCGCAGGCACGCATTCCGCTGACGTGA
- a CDS encoding glycoside hydrolase family 3 C-terminal domain-containing protein: MMKAIACLILSTVFSLSLAAQTRPVLPKYKNPRLPTDERVNDLISRMTLEEKVSQMIDRAPAIPRLDIPAYNWWNESLHGVARAGIATVFPQAIGLAATWDTDLMRRVADVISTEARAKHHEAVRHGDTGRYKGLTMWSPNINIFRDPRWGRGQETYGEDPFLTARMGVQFVRGLQGDDPKYFKIISTPKHFAVHSGPELDRHRFDAITDQRDLYETYLPAFEATIREAGADSVMCAYNRFMGEACCASDTLERKILRDDWRFNGYVVSDCGAVSDIYNGHKLVKTVGEASALAVKRGTDLSCGQEYTSLVDAVKRGLISEAEIDVSLKRLFTARFKLGMFDPPEMVPYTRIPISENDSPAHRELATEAARRSIVLLKNAGGLLPLKRDLKRIAVIGPTADDAGVLLGNYNGTPSRSVTLLAGIKTKVSPRTEVVYAQGCKLVEAGPSDNALRLAADADVVIFVGGITPRVEGEEMKVEVEGFRGGDRTDIRLPKVQEELLKALHATGKPVILVLTGGSALAVNWANDNLPAVIETWYPGEEGGTALADVLFGDASPAGRLPVTFYKSVEQLPPFDDYHMAGRTYRYFTGEPLYPFGYGLSYTRFAYDRLAVPRRARAGANVIIKVRVTNAGKMDGDEVVQLYVKDVQASVPVPRRALQGFKRIHLRQGQSQVVSFTLTPRQFSLIDSQFKRVVEPGEFEIAVGGAQPDSVPPSTQVVTARVTLTGAAFAVK, encoded by the coding sequence ATGATGAAAGCTATTGCCTGCCTGATTCTCTCGACGGTCTTCAGCCTGTCGCTTGCGGCGCAGACCAGGCCAGTTTTGCCGAAGTACAAAAACCCGCGCCTGCCGACGGATGAGCGGGTCAACGACCTGATCTCGCGGATGACGCTGGAAGAGAAAGTCTCGCAGATGATTGATCGAGCGCCGGCCATCCCGCGCCTCGACATCCCGGCTTACAACTGGTGGAACGAGAGCCTGCACGGCGTGGCGCGCGCCGGCATAGCGACCGTGTTCCCGCAAGCCATCGGACTGGCGGCGACCTGGGACACAGACCTGATGCGCCGCGTTGCCGACGTCATCTCGACTGAAGCGCGCGCCAAGCATCACGAAGCCGTGAGACATGGCGATACGGGGCGCTACAAGGGGCTGACCATGTGGAGCCCGAACATCAACATCTTTCGCGACCCGCGCTGGGGCCGCGGCCAGGAGACCTACGGCGAAGACCCTTTCCTGACCGCGCGCATGGGCGTGCAATTCGTCCGCGGGCTGCAAGGCGACGACCCGAAATACTTCAAGATCATCTCGACGCCAAAGCATTTTGCCGTGCACAGCGGCCCGGAGCTGGACCGCCATCGCTTCGATGCCATTACCGATCAGCGCGACCTTTATGAAACCTACCTGCCGGCCTTTGAAGCGACGATCAGAGAGGCCGGCGCCGATTCGGTGATGTGCGCTTACAACCGTTTTATGGGCGAAGCCTGCTGCGCCAGCGACACGCTGGAGAGAAAAATTCTGCGTGACGATTGGCGCTTCAATGGCTATGTCGTCAGCGACTGCGGCGCGGTCTCGGATATCTACAACGGTCACAAGCTCGTCAAGACCGTAGGCGAAGCGTCGGCCCTGGCCGTCAAGCGCGGCACGGACCTGTCGTGCGGTCAGGAATATACCTCACTGGTTGACGCCGTGAAGCGCGGGCTAATCAGCGAAGCCGAGATAGATGTGTCGCTCAAGCGCCTCTTCACGGCGCGCTTCAAGCTCGGCATGTTCGACCCGCCAGAAATGGTGCCCTACACGCGGATTCCCATCTCGGAGAATGATTCGCCGGCGCATCGCGAGCTGGCGACGGAAGCGGCGCGACGATCTATCGTCCTGCTCAAGAATGCGGGCGGATTGCTGCCGCTTAAGCGTGACTTGAAAAGGATTGCCGTCATCGGCCCGACGGCGGACGATGCCGGCGTATTGTTGGGCAACTACAACGGCACGCCTTCGCGCTCTGTGACCTTGCTGGCAGGGATCAAAACGAAAGTCTCGCCGCGGACCGAAGTGGTTTACGCGCAAGGCTGCAAGCTGGTCGAAGCCGGGCCGAGCGACAACGCGCTACGGCTTGCGGCAGATGCCGACGTAGTGATTTTTGTAGGCGGCATTACACCGCGCGTCGAAGGCGAAGAGATGAAAGTTGAAGTGGAAGGCTTTCGCGGCGGCGACCGCACAGACATTCGCTTGCCGAAGGTGCAAGAGGAATTGCTCAAGGCTCTGCACGCCACCGGCAAGCCGGTGATTCTCGTTTTAACCGGCGGCTCGGCCCTCGCGGTCAACTGGGCGAACGATAATCTGCCGGCAGTGATTGAGACGTGGTATCCCGGCGAAGAAGGCGGCACGGCGCTGGCCGACGTTTTGTTCGGCGACGCGAGCCCCGCGGGCCGCCTGCCGGTAACGTTTTATAAATCGGTCGAGCAGTTGCCGCCGTTCGACGATTACCACATGGCGGGCCGCACCTATCGCTACTTCACGGGCGAGCCGCTCTACCCGTTTGGTTATGGTTTAAGCTACACGCGCTTTGCTTATGACCGGCTGGCGGTGCCCCGACGGGCGCGGGCCGGCGCTAACGTCATCATCAAGGTTCGCGTGACGAACGCCGGCAAGATGGACGGCGACGAAGTGGTTCAGCTCTACGTCAAAGACGTGCAGGCGTCTGTGCCTGTGCCGCGCCGCGCGTTGCAAGGCTTCAAGCGCATTCACTTGCGCCAGGGTCAGTCACAAGTGGTTTCGTTCACGCTGACGCCGCGCCAGTTTTCGCTGATCGATAGTCAGTTCAAGCGCGTCGTCGAGCCCGGAGAGTTTGAGATTGCTGTCGGCGGCGCGCAACCCGACAGCGTGCCGCCTTCGACGCAGGTCGTTACGGCCAGGGTGACACTGACCGGCGCGGCCTTTGCGGTCAAGTAA
- a CDS encoding DUF4157 domain-containing protein gives MERQQVTTSTQRDHHSEMHQPAKPAVPVPASVHPLSHLHQQFGNRTVARLLQAKLKVSQPGDAFEQEADQVADHVMRMPDPVAGSRTPLASTAQATGIQRMCEACEDQRHESPDEQKATGMVQAKAEAGASPQGEAGVEAAMSGLGGGAPLSPTVRQFFEPRFGHDFSQVRVHTDAEASASARSVNALAYTVGRDVVFGAGQYAPETAAGQHLLAHELAHVVQQGRTEPQIQRLTITQHALTKGTCDERNIEWIFSLDKPAPDDGYIVQKVERNEMENRCPTVNYGPPGPLPTFWEAWFVKKGDKLDWLASTMAFTDSSVHAARPNTNGSYIVVGTVKFFTKSTTGDLGRDNIAPADPKSAWGPGKVPISGALPSTPTEPSWWSSAPVEGPKERGVWSSWNCCDADSKKHYYELKSKP, from the coding sequence ATGGAACGTCAACAAGTGACCACTTCTACTCAGCGCGATCATCACAGCGAAATGCATCAGCCGGCCAAGCCCGCCGTGCCTGTTCCAGCTTCCGTCCATCCGCTCTCGCACTTGCACCAGCAATTTGGCAACCGGACGGTCGCTCGCCTGTTGCAAGCCAAGCTCAAGGTGAGCCAGCCCGGCGATGCCTTTGAGCAAGAGGCCGATCAGGTCGCCGATCACGTCATGCGTATGCCCGACCCTGTGGCTGGGTCGCGCACGCCGCTCGCTTCGACGGCGCAGGCGACGGGCATACAGCGAATGTGCGAAGCGTGTGAAGATCAACGGCACGAGTCGCCCGACGAGCAGAAAGCGACAGGGATGGTGCAGGCCAAAGCCGAAGCCGGCGCCAGCCCTCAGGGTGAGGCCGGGGTGGAGGCTGCGATGAGCGGCCTGGGCGGCGGTGCGCCGCTGTCGCCGACGGTGCGGCAGTTCTTCGAGCCGCGCTTCGGCCATGACTTCAGCCAGGTGCGAGTGCACACGGACGCAGAGGCGTCGGCGTCGGCGCGGTCTGTGAATGCGCTGGCCTACACGGTGGGGCGTGACGTGGTGTTCGGGGCCGGGCAGTACGCGCCGGAGACCGCCGCGGGGCAGCATCTGTTGGCGCACGAACTGGCCCATGTCGTGCAGCAGGGGCGCACCGAGCCACAGATTCAGCGCCTGACCATCACCCAACATGCCCTCACAAAGGGGACTTGCGATGAACGCAATATCGAATGGATTTTCAGCCTGGACAAGCCGGCTCCGGACGACGGTTACATCGTGCAAAAGGTCGAGAGAAACGAGATGGAGAATAGGTGCCCTACTGTGAACTATGGTCCACCAGGCCCGCTGCCTACGTTCTGGGAGGCCTGGTTCGTTAAGAAAGGCGACAAGCTCGATTGGCTAGCCAGTACGATGGCGTTTACGGATAGTAGTGTACACGCAGCGCGGCCTAACACGAATGGCTCGTATATCGTCGTCGGCACAGTCAAGTTCTTCACCAAGTCAACTACAGGTGACCTGGGTCGTGACAACATAGCTCCTGCCGACCCGAAGAGTGCCTGGGGGCCGGGTAAGGTGCCGATCTCTGGGGCGCTTCCTTCGACGCCTACCGAGCCGTCCTGGTGGAGCAGCGCTCCCGTAGAAGGGCCCAAGGAACGCGGGGTCTGGTCTTCTTGGAACTGCTGTGATGCCGATAGCAAGAAACATTACTACGAGCTCAAATCCAAGCCGTGA
- a CDS encoding DUF4157 domain-containing protein, with translation MEHQAAAATKTTDASQAEPAVAPPAAACEAEHPLLHLHGRFGNRATGRLLQAKLKLQAKLKVSQPGDAFEQEADHVADHVMRMPEPGIQRACAACASGDAACPTCDDERPGLVQRQADAVAEMGATGGVNEPVDGPRLGAGQALDAATRGFFEPRFGYDFSHVRVHTDAAANASASGVNALAYTLGRDVVFGAGQYAPETAAGRRLLAHELTHVVQQSRPGHEPQGQMQPRFTHVPESLMQRQPNVPRRVEATIEVRWIDEDVEFYHRMIHAIAASPNYRGVREDSLWQPFHDPIFSLYRRLGLQRPALKKNQSVKLRASAWFDPTVFHGQVTNAEVSTEQEAQLRATTITGVLTPQDNFSGRSTTRVGVAEVVDLSFTASPAVTAASLGGLKWFRASGNGTLTGGDDGRGTFTADAAPGSVGLELRVVTGLSAGTVVATNNLKVVAPDDALMQKDSRAVKHTHNTWSVGFCGESFLRPKDVSFSRIEFREGSTNATASGYLASANNKVHPEGGWDGVGRGNSTTGCKLVSIDSVYSGDRNPPYSVGDFLWVIPWQYRVGTGAAVTFTHASQHHAADAAGTATIEKKGAGPFSKTPGEGTVDYDCY, from the coding sequence ATGGAGCATCAAGCAGCCGCCGCGACTAAAACCACGGACGCCTCGCAAGCCGAGCCGGCGGTGGCGCCGCCGGCTGCGGCTTGCGAGGCCGAGCACCCGCTCCTGCACCTGCACGGGCGGTTCGGCAACCGCGCGACGGGTCGCTTGCTGCAAGCCAAGCTCAAGCTGCAAGCCAAGCTCAAGGTGAGCCAGCCCGGCGACGCCTTCGAGCAAGAGGCCGACCATGTCGCCGATCACGTCATGCGTATGCCTGAGCCTGGCATCCAGCGCGCCTGCGCCGCCTGCGCATCAGGAGATGCGGCCTGCCCGACGTGCGATGACGAGAGGCCGGGGCTTGTGCAACGCCAGGCCGATGCGGTCGCGGAGATGGGAGCAACGGGCGGCGTCAATGAGCCGGTTGATGGGCCGCGGCTTGGCGCTGGGCAAGCGCTCGATGCGGCGACACGCGGCTTCTTCGAGCCGCGCTTCGGCTACGACTTCAGCCATGTGCGGGTGCACACGGATGCGGCGGCCAATGCCTCGGCCAGCGGCGTCAATGCGCTGGCCTACACCCTGGGGCGCGACGTGGTGTTCGGGGCCGGGCAGTACGCGCCGGAGACCGCGGCGGGGCGCAGGCTGCTCGCCCATGAGTTGACCCATGTGGTGCAGCAGAGCCGTCCAGGCCACGAGCCACAAGGGCAGATGCAGCCTCGCTTCACCCATGTTCCGGAATCGTTGATGCAACGCCAGCCTAATGTCCCGAGGCGCGTCGAGGCAACGATTGAGGTGCGCTGGATAGATGAAGATGTGGAGTTCTATCACCGGATGATCCATGCCATTGCCGCAAGCCCGAACTATCGCGGCGTACGCGAGGACAGCCTCTGGCAACCCTTCCACGATCCAATTTTCAGCCTTTACCGCCGCCTCGGCTTACAAAGGCCAGCCCTGAAAAAGAACCAGTCGGTGAAGCTACGGGCATCGGCCTGGTTCGACCCCACCGTTTTTCATGGCCAGGTCACGAACGCCGAGGTGTCGACTGAACAGGAGGCGCAACTGCGGGCAACGACGATCACCGGCGTCCTGACCCCGCAAGACAACTTTTCAGGGCGAAGTACCACGAGAGTAGGAGTGGCCGAGGTGGTTGACCTGTCCTTCACGGCAAGCCCGGCGGTGACCGCGGCTTCGCTTGGCGGCCTCAAGTGGTTTCGAGCCTCGGGCAATGGAACACTAACCGGCGGCGATGACGGGCGGGGCACATTCACGGCTGATGCGGCTCCGGGCAGCGTAGGGCTTGAATTGCGGGTAGTCACCGGCCTGTCGGCTGGAACGGTTGTGGCGACCAATAACTTGAAGGTTGTCGCGCCGGACGATGCCCTCATGCAGAAAGACTCCAGAGCCGTTAAGCATACCCATAACACCTGGTCTGTGGGATTCTGCGGGGAATCCTTCCTGCGACCTAAGGACGTTTCCTTTAGCCGCATCGAGTTTCGGGAAGGCTCGACAAACGCCACCGCAAGCGGCTATCTGGCTAGCGCGAATAACAAGGTTCACCCCGAGGGTGGCTGGGACGGCGTCGGCAGGGGCAACAGCACCACAGGATGCAAATTAGTTTCAATCGATAGTGTGTATTCAGGCGACCGCAATCCTCCCTATTCGGTAGGCGACTTCCTTTGGGTGATTCCCTGGCAGTATCGTGTTGGCACCGGCGCGGCTGTCACTTTTACTCATGCGAGCCAGCATCACGCAGCCGATGCCGCCGGAACCGCCACGATTGAGAAAAAGGGCGCCGGGCCGTTCTCGAAAACCCCCGGCGAGGGAACCGTCGACTATGATTGTTATTAG